In the Clostridium gelidum genome, AGAAATAAATTTCTGGTTTGGGCTCTTTCCTTTTCGCTCGCCGCTACTAAGAAAATCGATTTTTCTTTCTCTTCCTCCAGGTACTTAGATGTTTCAGTTCCCTGGGTTTACCTTCATAAAGCTATTTATTCACTTTACGATACATGGGGTTTCCCATGTGAGTTTCCTCATTCGGAAATCTTCGGATCTCTGACTATGTGCGTCTACCCGAAGCTTATCGCAGCTTATCGCGTCCTTCATCGGCTCCTGATGCCAAGGCATTCACCATACGCCCTTTGTAGCTTGACCATTTTTGCTAACTTAACTTCAGCATTACTGCTTCATTAAGCCGCTCAATTTGGTTTGCAATATAATATATAGCGATATATATTAGAAATTGCTTACAATTTGATATTTAATCATTTCACAAAGAATATTATTCTTGGCTTTGTTGTATTTTATATACATTAATCTATATGCAATTTTCAAAGAACATTTATTTCTTTAGTTAAGTTTTAAGTTTCCTTAATTCTTTGCAAAGAAATAATTTTGAAAGACTTAGTCTTTCAAAATTGAACAGAATATAAGTAACATTTAAGCAACCTGTCGAGTAAGTATTATTTTTTTGATACATAAATGTATCTGTACTAGTCAGACATCATGCTGATCTAGATTTCTCCATAGAAAGGAGGTGATCCAGCCGCAGGTTCTCCTACGGCTACCTTGTTACGACTTCACCCCAATCGCTGACCCTACCTTAGGTCGCTGCCCCGCTTACGCGTTAGCTCACGAACTTTGGGTATTGCCAACTCTCATGGTGTGACGGGCGGTGTGTACAAGGCCCGGGAACGTATTCACCGCGACATTCTGATTCGCGATTACTAGCAACTCCAGCTTCATGTAGGCGAGTTTCAGCCTACAATCCGAACTGAGACTGGTTTTGAAGTTTGGCTCCACCTCGCGGTCTTGCATCTCTCTGTACCAGCCATTGTAGCACGTGTGTAGCCCTAGACATAAGGGGCATGATGATTTGACGTCATCCCCACCTTCCTCCCGGTTAACCCGGGCAGTCTCGCTAGAGTGCTCAACTTAATGGTAGCAACTAACAATAGGGGTTGCGCTCGTTGCGGGACTTAACCCAACATCTCACGACACGAGCTGACGACAACCATGCACCACCTGTCTTCCTGTCACCGAAGTGACTTCCTCGATTAAGAGTAATTCAGGAGATGTCAAGTCTAGGTAAGGTTCTTCGCGTTGCTTCGAATTAAACCACATGCTCCGCTGCTTGTGCGGGCCCCCGTCAATTCCTTTGAGTTTTAATCTTGCGACCGTACTCCCCAGGCGGAATACTTAATGCGTTAGCGGCGGCACGGAGGTCATGACAACCCCCACACCTAGTATTCATCGTTTACGGCGTGGACTACCAGGGTATCTAATCCTGTTTGCTCCCCACGCTTTCGAGCCTCAGTGTCAGTTACAGTCCAGAAAGTCGCCTTCGCCACTGGTATTCTTCCTAATCTCTACGCATTTCACCGCTACACTAGGAATTCTACTTTCCTCTCCTGCACTCTAGATATCCAGTTTGGAATGCAGCACTCAGGTTAAGCCCGAGTATTTCACATCCCACTTAAATATCCACCTACGCTCCCTTTACGCCCAGTAAATCCGGACAACGCTTGCCACCTACGTATTACCGCGGCTGCTGGCACGTAGTTAGCCGTGGCTTCCTCCTTGGGTACCGTCATTATCGTCCCCAAAGACAGAGTTTTACAATCCGAAGACCTTCATCACTCACGCGGCGTTGCTGCATCAGGGTTTCCCCCATTGTGCAATATTCCCCACTGCTGCCTCCCGTAGGAGTCTGGGCCGTGTCTCAGTCCCAATGTGGCCGATCACCCTCTCAGGTCGGCTACGCATCGTCGCCTTGGTGAGCCGTTACCTCACCAACTAGCTAATGCGACGCGGGTCCATCTCATAGCGGATTACTCCTTTAATTGCTACTTCATGCGAAGCTACAATCTTATGCGGTATTAATCTTCCTTTCGAAAGGCTATTCCCCTCTATGAGGCAGGTTACCCACGTGTTACTCACCCGTCCGCCGCTAATCCACTCCCGAAGGAGCTTCATCGCTCGACTTGCATGTGTTAAGCACGCCGCCAGCGTTCGTCCTGAGCCAGGATCAAACTCTCAATAAAAAGTTTAATCTTAGCTTACTCAAATAAAAATTGCTGGTTTACTTAAATGTACTTATATATATTCTGTTCAATTTTCAAAGACCATTTTCTTTCACAACTTTCGTTGTAACTATTTGTTTTTCTGTGTCGCAATCAAGCAACTCACTTAGTGTATCACTTGGTTTTAATCCTGTCAACAACTTTTTTAAAATCTTTTAAGCTTTCTTTTCAAAAGGCTTTTATCAGATTCTTTTAAGTTGTTTACGTGTCTTTGCGACGTCTTTTATCTTAACATATACAGTTTCCTCAGTTATTCTCATACCCTCTATTTTTCGAAGTTAAACACATCATTCTATATTATTCTCTATCTTTCTACACTATTCTATTATTGATACACTAGGCATAGTTATCTGCTATTATAGTCATATAAACCAATAAAACTACTGTAAACAACCCACATCATAGGTAATGGCATAAACTATATTATCCAAATTCAGCTATTAAAATGTGTTTTTACTATTGATTTATTGATTTTACCCACCACGCATTAACTAAATATACTCAATATAAAAGAGTTACTCAAAATATAATTGCAAAGATTAGTTATCCTTGTAATTATATTTAGCAACTCTTTCTTTAATTATACCTAATTTTATTATTTCATTATCAATACTAAGTACTTTACTAAGTACTTTTTAAAAAGTAACTTAAGAACCTTAAATCATCAGTTAATTCTGGATGAAAAGATGTTACTATAATATTATCTTGTTTTGCAGCTACTATCTTATTATCTATTTCACATAAAATCTTTACATTCTCTTTAATTTCTGTGATATATGGTGCTCTAATAAAGACAAGTTCTATTTTTTCATGTGATACTTCATCTATTACCTTTTGAGTCTTAAAACTATCTCTTTGAGTTCCGAATGCATTTCTTCTCACTTTAATATCCATAAGTTCTAGATGTTTTGCTTCTTGACCCTCTATTTCATTTGCTAATAATATCATACCTGCACATGTCCCCCATGTAGGCAATCCATTTTTTATCTTTTCTTTTAATGGTTCAATTAATCCTGTTACTTTAAGAAGCTTACCAATTGTGGTACTTTCTCCACCTGGCAATATTATTGCATCAATATCATTTAAATCTTCTTCTTTTTTAACTTCAATAGGAATATGCCCTAATAATTTTATTTGATTTAAATGTTCAATTACACCACCTTGAAATGATAAAACTCCAACTTTCATTTTACCATCCTCTGTTAGCATATTGTGTTTTAATTTCCTCTGCTGAAATTCCACTTATTGCTCCCCCTAAATCAGTAGAAACTTCTGCTAATTTTTCAGGATCATTATAATAGGTAGTAGCAAGTACAATTGCTCTTGCTCTCTTTTCTGGATTATCAGATTTAAATATTCCGGATCCTACAAATACTCCATCACAGCCTAATTGCATCATAAGAGCTGCATCTGCTGGAGTTGCAATGCCACCTGCTGCAAAGTTAACTACAGGTAATTTACCATTTTCCCAAACATATTTAACTAAATCATATGGTGCATTGAAGTTTTTAGCTAAAGTCATTAATTCCTCTTTTGATGCACTTTGTATTTGTTTTATTTGATCTGTCATAGTCCTCATATGCTTAACCGCTTGAACTACATCACCAGTACCCGCTTCACCTTTGGTCCTTATCATTGATGCACCTTCTCCAATTCTTCTTAGTGCTTCCCCAATATTAGTTGCACCACAAACAAATGGAACTTTAAAATCCTCTTTATTTATATGATATTCATCATCAGCCGGTGTAAGAACTTCACTTTCATCTATAAAATCAATGTTTAGTGCTTCTAAAATCTGAGCCTCTACAAAATGTCCTATTCTAACTTTAGCCATAACAGGAATTGATACAGCCTCTTGAATTTCCTTTATCATTTTAGGATCTGACATTCTGGCTACTCCACCTTCTTTTCTTATATCAGAAGGTACTCTTTCAAGCGCCATTACTGCACAAGCCCCCGCTTTCTCTGCAATGATAGCCTCTTCTTTATTGACAACATCCATGATTACTCCGCCCTTTAACATTTGCGCAAGATTTTTATTTACTGATTTTCTTTCCATTGCAAAACCCCCTTTTTTATTTACTTATATAATAAAATATGTATGGATACAATGCAAATGTACCCATACATATTAATGTTTTATCATTTATTTTATAATCAGATTATACTTAATTATAGTTTTATTAATGTAGACTTATTAATGTAGATTATTTATTATAAAATATGTTCTTTTGTTTTCTACTCACAAATATTTATATATCTCTTAAACTTGCCCTTGCAAACATAACATTTATTAAGAATATCAAATCCTGCTTCTATGATATGTTTATCCATATCTTCAAAGGTAACTATAACCAATCTTTTTGTAATTCTACGTGCGGTTTTCATAAGAGCTGTTTGTTCTTCAAGAGTTGTTGGTGTAAATACACCATACGGTAAATCTATGATAGCCACATCATATTTTTCTTCTATATTATGCATATCACCACTAGTTATTACATTTTTATATCCAAAGAACTCTAAATTTTTTTGTGCATTTTCTGCGATGCTTTTGTTAATTTCATATCCCTTCACATCAATCCCCATTGAAAGAGCATCAATAACAACAGTTCCTACTCCACAACATGGATCTATTAATTTACAACCCAAATTATTTTTAACTGCTATGTTAACTAATGCTCTAGATACTCTTAGACTCAATGAGTTTGAATATGAATAAGGCTTCTTATCATGAATATGCCACTCATAATTATTTCTTTCATATTCTCCAAATATCCATCTACCATTAACCTTAGTTACTCCAAGCATGACTTTAGGATTATGCATTTCAGACTGACCAATTATAACAAATCCTATTTCTCTTACGCTTCTAAGTCTTTCCTCATAATTTACATCTCCATTTTCAAGTTTTATATAACACACCTTAAAGTCATCATAAGATAACTTATCTTCTACAATGTTCTGTACTATTTGTTCTAATGAATCTTCTTCATATATTATTGAAATCATATCTTTTATAAAAGGACTTCTTGATGGTTCTACATAATAATCCGAAAATAAATACTTTTCACTTGGAATTTTATCAAAAAGATAATTCATTTCCATCTTACATAAGTCTTCTTCAAATACAGGGTAATTAATAGAATAAAAATATCTTCCATTAATATTATTTATATTTTTCAAATTTAATAATTCTCTATTCA is a window encoding:
- the pdxT gene encoding pyridoxal 5'-phosphate synthase glutaminase subunit PdxT, yielding MKVGVLSFQGGVIEHLNQIKLLGHIPIEVKKEEDLNDIDAIILPGGESTTIGKLLKVTGLIEPLKEKIKNGLPTWGTCAGMILLANEIEGQEAKHLELMDIKVRRNAFGTQRDSFKTQKVIDEVSHEKIELVFIRAPYITEIKENVKILCEIDNKIVAAKQDNIIVTSFHPELTDDLRFLSYFLKST
- a CDS encoding TRM11 family SAM-dependent methyltransferase; this encodes MNRELLNLKNINNINGRYFYSINYPVFEEDLCKMEMNYLFDKIPSEKYLFSDYYVEPSRSPFIKDMISIIYEEDSLEQIVQNIVEDKLSYDDFKVCYIKLENGDVNYEERLRSVREIGFVIIGQSEMHNPKVMLGVTKVNGRWIFGEYERNNYEWHIHDKKPYSYSNSLSLRVSRALVNIAVKNNLGCKLIDPCCGVGTVVIDALSMGIDVKGYEINKSIAENAQKNLEFFGYKNVITSGDMHNIEEKYDVAIIDLPYGVFTPTTLEEQTALMKTARRITKRLVIVTFEDMDKHIIEAGFDILNKCYVCKGKFKRYINICE
- the pdxS gene encoding pyridoxal 5'-phosphate synthase lyase subunit PdxS, producing the protein MERKSVNKNLAQMLKGGVIMDVVNKEEAIIAEKAGACAVMALERVPSDIRKEGGVARMSDPKMIKEIQEAVSIPVMAKVRIGHFVEAQILEALNIDFIDESEVLTPADDEYHINKEDFKVPFVCGATNIGEALRRIGEGASMIRTKGEAGTGDVVQAVKHMRTMTDQIKQIQSASKEELMTLAKNFNAPYDLVKYVWENGKLPVVNFAAGGIATPADAALMMQLGCDGVFVGSGIFKSDNPEKRARAIVLATTYYNDPEKLAEVSTDLGGAISGISAEEIKTQYANRGW